Part of the Pseudodesulfovibrio hydrargyri genome is shown below.
GCAACGCGTCCCTGCCTGGTGCGCTCAATGAACAAATCGAGGCCGGAGCCATGGGCCTCAAGCTGCACGAGGACTGGGGCACCACCCCGGCGGCCATCGACAACTGCCTGGACGCGGCCGAACGGTACGACGTCCAGGTGGCCATCCACACCGACACCCTGAACGAATCCGGCTTCGTGGAGAACACCCTGGCCGCGTTCAAGGGCCGGACCATCCACGCCTACCACACCGAGGGCGCGGGCGGCGGCCACGCCCCGGACATCATCAAGGCGTGCGGCGCGCAGAACGTGCTGCCCTCCTCCACCAATCCGACCCGGCCCTACACCGTGAACACGGCCGACGAGCACCTGGACATGCTCATGGTCTGCCACCACCTGGACGCCTCCATTCCGGAGGACATCGCCTTCGCCGAATCGCGCATCCGGCGGGAGACCATCGCGGCCGAGGACATCCTGCACGACCTCGGGGCGTTCTCCATGATCGCCTCGGATTCGCAGGCCATGGGGCGCGTGGGCGAGGTCATCACCCGCACCTGGCAGACCGCGCACAAGATGAAGGTCCAGCGCGGCCCGCTGGCCGAGGACTCGGACCGCAACGACAATTTCCGGGCCAAGCGGTACATCGCCAAGTACACCATCAACCCGGCCCTGGCCCACGGCATCCAGCACGAGGTCGGCTCCCTGGAACCGGGAAAAATGGCCGACATCGTGCTCTGGAAGCCCGCCTTTTTCGGCGCCAAGCCGGACATGGTCATCAAGGGCGGGGTCATCGTGGCCGCGCCCATGGGCGACCCCAACGCCTCCATCCCCACGCCGCAGCCGGTCCACTACCGGCCCATGTTCGGCGCCTTCGGCCAGGCCCTGGCCGCGACCTCCCTGACCTTCGTTTCCAGGGCGGCCTTCGATCTGGGCGTGGGGGCCAAATACGGCCTGCAAAAAAGGCTCTCCCCCGTGACCGGTTCCCGCGCGGTGCAGAAGAAGGACATGATCCACAACGGATTCACCCCCTTGATCGAGGTGGACCCCCAGACCTATGAAGTGCGCGCCAACGGCGAGCTGCTGACCTGCGAACCGGCGACGGTCCTTCCGCTCGCGCAGAAGTACTTCCTGTTTTAGCCATGTTGAAGATCGACCGGCTGATGGCCGTCCCAGACGGCGAAATCGACGATGTCCTGGCCCTCCCGCACGTTCTGCGGGAGCGGTCCAGGCAGCTCGTCCGCCTGGACTCCGGCCGGGAGGCCGGGCTGTTCCTGCCACGGGGCACGGTGCTGCGCGACGGCGACACCCTGCTGGCCGAGGACGGCACCCGCATCCTGGTCAGGGCCACGGACGAACCGCTGTCCGAAGTGACGTTCCCGGACGGACTGGCCATGGCCAAGGCGTGTTTCCACCTGGGCAACCGCCACGTCCCCCTGGAGATCAGCGTGGGCAGGGTGCGCTACATCCACGATCCCGTGGTGGACGACATGCTCCGAGGCATGGGATTCAGGGTCGGCGCCCTCATGGCCCCCTTCCACCCCGAGGCCGGGGCCTACCACATGCCGGAGATCCGTCTCGGCTGCCAACCGAAACCGGTGGGGAAACGCCAGTGAACGTTTCGCCGCAACTGCTCAGGCTCATGCAGCTGGCCAGCCCCGCCCTGCCGGTGGGCACTTTCGCCTATTCCCAGGGGTTGGAGACCGGCGCCGACATGGGCGTGCGGGACGAAGCCGCCGCGTCGGCCTGGATATTCGGGGTCATGGAACACGGCCTGACCCGCCTGGACCTGCCCATCCTGGCCCGCATGCAGGCCGCCTGGCTGGACGACGACCTGCCCCGGATCGAGCACTGGTCCGCCCGCCTCCTGGCCTCGCGGGAGACCGCCGAACTGCGCGACGAGGAACGCCAGACCGGGGCGGCCCTGGCCCGCCTTTTGCGCGATCTCGGCCTGGAGGACGCGGCGGCGTGGATTCAATCCCCCAAACGGACCTTCGGCGCGCTGTTTAGCCTGGCCGGGGCGCGCTGGTCCATCGGAGCGGACGCCCTCTGCGCCGCCTACGCCTTCGCCTGGGCCGAAAACCAGGTGGCCGCGGCCATCAAGCTGCTCCCCATGGGGCAGACCGGCGGCCAGCGCATTCTTTCCCGGGCGGCCCAGCGCATACCCGATCTGGTGGAAGAGGCACTGGGCCTGGAAGACGACGCCGTGGGCGGCACCGCCCCGGGCCAGGTTATGGCTTCGGCCCTGCACGAAACACAGCGCACGAGGCTGTTCCGCTCCTGACGGCGCGCCTGACGCAAAGGATACAATCATGTCGCAAGCCCTACGCCTCGGAATCGGCGGCCCGGTCGGGTCCGGCAAGACCGCCCTCATCGAACAACTCTGCCACGCCCTGCGCGACGACTATGAAATCGCCGTGGTCACCAACGACATCTACACCCGGGAGGACGCCGAATTCCTCACCCGGCGAGCGGCCCTGCCGCCCGAACGCATCCGGGGCGTGGAAACGGGCGGATGCCCGCACACGGCCATCCGCGAGGACGCCTCCGCCAACCTGGCGGCGGTCGAGGAATTGTGCGCCGAGTTCCCGGACCTGCAACTGGTCATGGTGGAGTCCGGCGGCGACAACCTGAGCGCCTCCTTTTCCCCGGAGCTGGCCGACCTGACCATCTACGTCATCGACGTGTCGGCCGGTGACAAAATTCCGCGCAAGGGGGGCCCCGGCATCACCCGCACGGACCTGCTGGTCATCAACAAGACGGACCTGGCTCCCCTGGTCGGCGCCTCCCTCGACGTCATGGCCAGGGACGCCGAGGCGCAGCGCGGCGGCAACCCCTTTGTCTTCAGCAACATGAAGACCCGGGAAGGACTGGACGCCATCATAGCCTTCATCAAGAAGGCCGGGATGCTGGACGGCTAGTACGGGAACCCCGGCGGCAGCGCCGCCCGCTCGAAAGACCGAAATCACAGCGCAACGGTCTTCGCCGTTGTCAGGCTCCCGATTTATTCGAAACAGCCCTCCCCGTTCCCGCACACGGCGCTACGCCGACGAATTGCGCACGGCATGCCGTTTTTCTCAAATTGACTGTCGGGCCACAAAGCCGAGCCCTCTCCGCAATCCATGCCTATCCTTTCGCATCAGGCAATATCCCCCCAGGATTACTGCTAATCACTGACAACGGGAGGCTTTGGCCCCACCAGTTATAACTTTCGAAGTCTCATTGTCATCACAGCCGAATTATGTACTATCGTGCCATGAGTATCCATTAACCAACCGAAAAGGAGACAACGATGAAAACGAGAATCTTGGGTTGCGCTTTACTTGTTTTGGTCATGACGGTCGGCATGGCTTCCGCTGAACAGGCCCCCCGGAAGGTGTACGATCTTGCCGAGGGACAGCTGGCGGCCCTGGGATCCGACCCGGTTATCGTGGAAGCGGTCAAGGCCCAGAACGCAAAAGGGATGTCCTTGGCCGAAATTCAGGCCATGGACGAAAAATGGATGAATACGCCCGGCGTTGATCCCTTCATGAAAGCCCTCATGGATTCCGAGCTCGGCAAGCACCTTCGGACGTTGCAGGAATCCAAGGATTACTACGCGGAAATTTTTGTCATGGACAATCAGGGAGCCAATGTCGGCATGACCGACAAGACCTCCGATTATTGGCAAGGCGATGAAGCCAAATTCCAAAAATCCTTTTCCAATGGCGCAGGCGCCATCTTCGTTGACGAAGTGGAGTTCGACGACTCCACGCAGGCCTATCTGGTCCAGGTCTCCGTTCCCGTCGTTGACGGGGGAAAAGCCATTGGGGCCATTACCTTCGGTATTGATGTGGACAAGATATAGGTGGCCACCCGGCGGGCACTCCGTTGCCCGCCGCCCGCTTCGAGGAGGGAGTATGTTGCGTCTCAGGGATATCAGAATTGGCTTCAAACTGCTGCTGATCTACAGTGTTCTCGCCCTGCTGCTCATCGGAGTCGGAGTTGTCGGCATCCTGGGCGCGCGCGCCATCGAAGGGGAATTGCTGGAGGTCTTCAATATCCATCTTCCCGGCACCAACCTGCTGCTCGGTGCTGATCGGGATCTGCAAAAGCTGCTCGTGGCCGAGCGATCGATGATCTTCACCAATTCCAATTCGGAGGCCTTCAAAACGCTGGTCGACGATTACAATACCAGCCTGCGGCAGTTCAAGGAACGGGTCGACCAGTTCATCCCATTGGCGGCAACCGACCACGAGAAAACACTCATCACGCGGTTCAAGGCGGCCATGCAGGAGTGGGAACCTCTCTCGCGACAGGTTGTTGAAGGCCGGGTTGCCGATACGCGCGAGGGCCGAAGGCTGGCTCTTGACCTGACCCTCAAGGACGCGGCCACAAAATTCGAAGTAATGCGCGAATTCATCGATGAACTCATCAAGTTCAACCTTGAATTGGCGGCCGCCGCCAAAGGGCAGGCCACCGGGAGCTATGAACGAAACCTGATGATCATTATCCTGGCGATCATATTCGGCATCGTTGTGGGCGGGGGGATGGCCGTGATGATTTCCAGGACCATTTCCGGTCCCATCAATCTTGGGCTGACGTTTGCCAGCCGGATGGCCGGAGGCGATATGACGACGGATATTCCCATCGACCAGAACGACGAGATCGGCAAGCTCGTCAAGGCGCTCAACAAAATGGTTCTTCGCATGCGCTCCGCCGTCAACGACGTGCAACTCTCCTCCCACAGCATCACGGAAGGAGCCGAGGAACTCGCCGACACGGCCCTGAATCTGGCCCAAAAATCCTCGGAACAGGCCAACAGCGTGGAGGAGATATCCTCATCCATGGAACTGATGGGAGCGAATATCCGGCAGAATGCGGAAAGCGCCACCGAAACGGAGAGAATCGCGCTCTCGGTGGCTTCCGATGCGGAAAAGGGAGGCGAAGCCGTGGCCCGGACAGCGGATGCCATGAAACAGATCGCCGAAAAGATATCCATCATCGAAGAGATCGCCCGCCAGACCAACCTGTTGGCGCTCAATGCCGCCATCGAAGCCGCCCGGGCCGGTGAACACGGAAAGGGGTTTGCCGTAGTCGCGGCGGAAGTGCGCAAACTGGCCGAACGCAGCGGACAGGCCGCCGGAGAGATCAGTGATCTTTCTTTCAGCAGCGTGGCCGTGGCGGAAGAGGCGGGTTCCATGCTCGCCAAAATAGTTCCCGAGATCAAAAGAACGGCTGAATTGATCCAGAAAATCACATCGGCCAGCCAGGAGCAGGACCAGGGGGCGATCGAAATCAACAGGGCCATTCAGTCCCTCGATGTCGTGGTCCAGGAAAACACCGCCATCTCGGAAAGGACCGCTGCAAACGTCGAGGAAATGAGCAGCCAGGCCAGCCAGTTGCAACAGGCGATGACCTTCTTCTCTGTCGGCGGCATGCAGCGACCCGCAACGGCGGCGTATGCGGAACAGCGCACCGCCCCCTCAATACCGGCCGAAGAGACGGAAACGCCTACCCAGGCGGAAGAGGATGCAGATGAATTCGCCCGTTTTTAGATTTTAAACGGATATCCGGCGTAGCCAATCTCTTGCTGGCGGATGATTCCCGGACACCGGTGGCCGACTGATGAGAAGACATACGAGAGTCCCTCCGATTCCACGCATTTTGCCCCACGGGAAACGTATGGCGGGATACCATAGGGAGCGAGAGGAACGCGCGGAGGGTTGCCTTTTTGGGTGATCTGCTTCCGCGTCTCGCCCTTTTCTGCGGGAACCGGAACAAGAAAGCGGATCCACTTTATCGGAACGCATAACGTTATTTTCAAGGTGACTCCGGCAATGCCAAGGATCGCCATGGGCATAGTTCCAGGATTGCTTCCGGCACAGCTCCCCGATACGTGCCGTAGGCCCCACAAATCAATTGTAGATATTACCCACATATGTTTGTAGGCTCCTTTCCCATGAACATGCCCCAACACCACGGCAGCCCGGGCGAAGACACCGGCCACCGGGAATCCGCCGGAAAGATCTCCGGCCCGATCGGAGCCCATTGCCAATGACCTCCGCCGGAACCTGGCTCGTCATCCCCTGCTTCAACGAGGAGCGGCGGCTCAGCCTGACCGGGATGGCGGACGCCCTGGAGACGTTTCCCGGCGTGCATCTGTGCATGGTGGACGACGGCAGCGCGGACGGCACCCTTGCCCTGCTCTCCGCCTTTGCCGAGAGCCATCCCGGCCGGGTGACCGTGCTGCGCCACGACCTGAACCGGGGCAAGGCCGAGGCCGTGCGCACCGGCGTGCTGCACGGGCTGGACAACACCGGGCACCAACGGCTCGGGTACTGGGACGCCGACCTGGCCACGCCGCTCGACGAGTTGAGCCTCTTCGAGCGCGAGACCGAGCGCACTCCGGATTGGGACATCCTCATGGGCTGCCGCCACCAGCGGCTCGGGACCAAAATCCGGCGCAAGAAGACGCGCCACTACACGGGCCGGGTGTTCGCCACCATGGTCTCCCAACTCCTCGATCTGCCGGTCTACGACACTCAGTGCGGGGCCAAGATATTCCGCCGCGACGTGATCGGCAGCCTCTTTTCCCGCCCGTTCCGGACCACCTGGATTTTCGACGTGGAACTGCTGGCCCGGTACATCGCCGCCAAGGGCCGGGAGGCCGCGCTTGAGCGCATCCGCGAGGTCCCGCTTGACCGGTGGACGGACGTGGGCGGTTCCAAGCTCTCCCCCGCCGCCTACCTGAAGGCGATCGGGGACCTCTTCATCCTCTCCCGCACCTATGCCGCGAAGCGCGGCTCCGACTCCAATCGACACAGGTAGATTGCCATGCTGAACAACAAGAAGATCGTCCTGGTCATGCCCGCCTACAACGCGGCCGAGACCCTGGAAAGGACCTACAGAGACATCCCCGGGGGGGTGGTCGACGAATTCATCCTGGTGGACGACATGAGCCGGGACAACACGGTCGAGGTCTCGCGCTCGCTCGGCATCTCCACCTTCCGCCACGAGCGCAACCGGGGCTACGGCGGCAACCAAAAGACCTGTTATGCCAAGGCGCTGGAAGCCGGGGCGGACATAGTGGTCATGCTCCACCCGGACTACCAGTACACGCCCAAACTCATCCCGGCCATGGCCTCGCCCATCGCCGAGGGCGTGCACGACTGCATGCTCGGCTCGCGCATCCTGGGCAAGGGGGCGCGCATCGGCGGCATGCCGCTCTACAAATACGTGGCCAACCGATTCCTGACCCTGCTCCAAAACCTGCTGGTCAACGAGAAGCTGTCCGAATACCACACCGGCTACCGCGCCTTTTCCCGCGAGGTCCTGGAGCGGCTGCCGCTTGAAGGCAACAGCGACGACTTCATCTTCGACAACCAGATGCTCTGCCAGCTCATCTACGCCGGATTCCGCATCGGCGAGGTCACCTGCCCGACCAAGTACGAGAAGGAGTCCTCGTCCATCAGCTTCCTGCGCTCCTGCAAGTACGGACTCGGCGTCCTCCGCTGCTCGGCGGAGACCTTTCTGCACCGCAGGGGTCTGCGCAAGTCGGCCATGCTGGAGCCGCTGGACGGGCCCAAATAACGGAGCCTGCCGTGGCCGAATCCCGGACCTCCATACTCAAGCGCTTCGGCTACCTGCTCTCCGGCCATTGGGTCCGGGAAATACTCCAGGCGGTCTTTCTGCTCTCCCTGGCGCGCCATGCCACCGAGACCTACGGCCAGTTCATGCTGGCCATCAACATCGGCCAGCTCCTGCTCTTCGCCACCGAATTCGGGCTGAACCAGCACCTGGCGACCATGCTGGCGCGCAAGGAAAATCCGCCCACCCGCATCCTCGGCCAGGTCACGCTGATCAAGTCCCTGTTCCTGGCCGTCGGCTGGCTGATCATGCTCGGTTTCCTCTTCACGCAGGACTATTCCGGCCAACTCCGGCTGATCATCCTGGTCATCGCCACGGCCGCGGCCCTGGAAGGCATCGGCAACTCGTTCTACGTGGCCTGCCGGGTGCTCGGCAGGCAGGACGTGGAGGGCAAGACCAGGGGGTTGGCCTCGATCATCGGCTTCGGCTGGGGCATCGCCGCCATCTTCACGGGCATGGCCCCGGTCCTGGTCGCCCTGTTCAAGGGGTTCGAGACATGCACCAACCTGTTCGTGGTCCTGCGCGCCTTCCTGGGCAGGGTGCGCAGCGAGCTGCATTTGGCGAACCTCCGCGCGGTCTGGCTCGCCTGGCGCGAGGGACTGGTCTTCACCGCCATGGCCGTGTGCGCCATTTTCTACAACAAGCTCAACCTGTTCTTCCTGCAGCACAACGCGGGGGCCGAGGGCGTGGCCCAGTACAGCGCGACCTGGCAGATCGTGGACGGGGTCTCGGTCCTCGTCTCCGGCATGCTGCTCGGCAAGGTCCTGTTTCCGATCTTCGCCAAGCACTGGGGGACCAACCGGGAAACCTTCGTCAAACTGGCCCGCCAGTCCGCGGCCTGGCTGGTGGCCGCCGCCCTGCCCGTGAGCTACGTCCTGTTCGTGGAGAGCGACAGGATCATCCCCCTGGCCTACGGTGACAACTACGGCCCGGCCATCCTGGCCCAGAAGCAGCTGGTCGGCTGCATCCTCTTCGCCTTCATCCACAACCTCGCCAGCTACCTGATGATCAGCATGCGCCGACAGCGGATTCTCCTCGGCATGTATATTGTCGGGCTGGCCTTCAATCTGGCGGCGTGCGTCCTGCTGACCCGGTTCTCGCCGCTGACCAACGCGGCCATGGCCATTCTGGCCACCAAGGGGATCATGGCCATGATGACCGTGACCTTCTGCCAGTTCACCATCGGCCTGTTCACCCCGGCGGGCCTCATCAAGCAGATCCTGGCCGCTGGGGCCGCTGGGGCCATCCATTTCTCGCTCTCGCCGGTCCTGCCCCGGGAGGCGGTGGAACTGCTCGCCCTGCTCCCCCTGCTCGCCTACGCCTACCGGCTCCACCTCGGGCAAAGGCGCGGCCTCGACGCTGCCGGGGCGGCCTAACCCGCCGACGCCGTTGACTTGATTCCGGCCCGATTGTACCTTTTCTCATTCGACAGACCCGCCAACCCCATTCCGCAGGAGCCGCCGTGTTGCCCCCCCAACCCGACCTTGTCTCGCTCAGCCTGTTCGCCCGGTCGGGCATGGCGCTCCACATTCTGCTTCTGCTGCTGCTCCTGGCCGGGACCCGAAACTTCATGCGCCGGGCCGTCAGACGCGACACGCCGTTCAAGCGGCCCGGGCCGGTCGCCACGGCCCTCCTGGTCCCCGTGGGCAACGTCACCGCCCAGACCGAGCCGGGATTGCGCTCCCTGCTCGAACAGGATCTGGACAACTACACCGTGACCCTGATCAGCCGGACCGGGACCGAACCGGCCGCCCAACTGATCCGAAGGCTGTGCACCGAATACGCCCACGCCCGGCATGTGGTCGCGGGCGAGGCCGGGACGTGTTCGCAAAAGAACCACAACCTGCTCGCGGCCGTGGCCGAACTTGGCCCCGAGCCCGAGATACTGGTCTTCTGCGACTCCACCCATCTGGCCCGGCCCGACTTTCTCGCCCGGCTCATCCAGCCCATTGCGGAGGGCGGGGCCAAGCTCGCCTCGGGCTACCGCTTCGTCCAGCCCGACGACACCCGGCTCGGCACGCTCATCCAGATGCTTGCCGTGCAGTCCATTCACATGCTCTACGCCATCAGGCCGCTCTCCCAGCCGTGGGGCGGAGCCACGGCCATCGACCGCAAAAGCTTCCAGGACAACAGGATTCCCGACCTGTGGAGCCGCACCGTGGTGGACGACTATTCCATGGGGCCGTACCTGCAGGGGCTGGGCATCCGCTCCGTCCCGGTAGCCGAGGCGTGTCTGGAAACGCACATCTCGGGACAAAGCGTGCGCGGGGCCGCCGACTGGTTCTACCGGCAGCTGCAATTCTTCAAATACTACACGCCGTTCACCTGGGCGGCCGCCTCCATCCTGCCCCTTTGCTACCTGGGCCTGATCGCGTGGATGGCCATGGCCCTGATCGCCCCGGCCGCCATGGGCGACCGCGCGGACGCGCTGCTCTACGTCGCGGCCCTGGCGCTCATCGCCCCGTGGTACACGAGCGTCATCCCCAACCGCGCCCCGCTCGGCAGGCGTGTGGCCGCCTTTTTCCTGTTCACCCTGATCGCTCCGGTACAGTTGTTGCGCACCTGGACGTCCAACACCATCTCCTGGCAATCCATCGACTACCGCATGAACCTGAGCGGCGGCATCGAGGGCATAACCCGGCGAGACAGGGGACAGGACTCATGAGCCTGCCCCGCGTCGCCTACGTCACCCTGTGGTTCCCGAAGCCCTCGGAGACCTTCATCTTCCGCGAGGTGAAGACCCTCGCCGGGCGCGACCTGCCGGTCAAGGTCTTCACGCTGTACGCTCCGCTCGGCAAAGGGCTGTCGCGGGAAATGCGCGCCTTCCCCGCCTCGGAGACACTGGGCACGGCCAGCCTGCCCAAACTGCTGGGGACCTTCCTGCGCCACTGCCTGACCCGCCCGGCCCGAACCTGGGTATTTTTGCGCGACAACGCCTTCAACGGCTTCCGTTCGCTGGAAGGGTTGGGCGAGAATCTGTGG
Proteins encoded:
- the ureC gene encoding urease subunit alpha, yielding MRTIDRKTYGDMFGPTVGDRVRLGDTDLIIEVEKDHAVYGEEVKFGGGKVLRDGMGQSQATNDVAVDCVITNALILDHWGIVKADIGLKDGRIHAIGKAGNPDTQPGVDIVVGPGTEAIAGEGLIATAGGIDSHIHFICPQQVEDALMSGVTTMIGGGTGPAAGTNATTCTPGPWNIMRMLQASEGLPMNLGWLGKGNASLPGALNEQIEAGAMGLKLHEDWGTTPAAIDNCLDAAERYDVQVAIHTDTLNESGFVENTLAAFKGRTIHAYHTEGAGGGHAPDIIKACGAQNVLPSSTNPTRPYTVNTADEHLDMLMVCHHLDASIPEDIAFAESRIRRETIAAEDILHDLGAFSMIASDSQAMGRVGEVITRTWQTAHKMKVQRGPLAEDSDRNDNFRAKRYIAKYTINPALAHGIQHEVGSLEPGKMADIVLWKPAFFGAKPDMVIKGGVIVAAPMGDPNASIPTPQPVHYRPMFGAFGQALAATSLTFVSRAAFDLGVGAKYGLQKRLSPVTGSRAVQKKDMIHNGFTPLIEVDPQTYEVRANGELLTCEPATVLPLAQKYFLF
- the ureE gene encoding urease accessory protein UreE produces the protein MLKIDRLMAVPDGEIDDVLALPHVLRERSRQLVRLDSGREAGLFLPRGTVLRDGDTLLAEDGTRILVRATDEPLSEVTFPDGLAMAKACFHLGNRHVPLEISVGRVRYIHDPVVDDMLRGMGFRVGALMAPFHPEAGAYHMPEIRLGCQPKPVGKRQ
- a CDS encoding urease accessory protein UreF, producing MNVSPQLLRLMQLASPALPVGTFAYSQGLETGADMGVRDEAAASAWIFGVMEHGLTRLDLPILARMQAAWLDDDLPRIEHWSARLLASRETAELRDEERQTGAALARLLRDLGLEDAAAWIQSPKRTFGALFSLAGARWSIGADALCAAYAFAWAENQVAAAIKLLPMGQTGGQRILSRAAQRIPDLVEEALGLEDDAVGGTAPGQVMASALHETQRTRLFRS
- the ureG gene encoding urease accessory protein UreG, which translates into the protein MSQALRLGIGGPVGSGKTALIEQLCHALRDDYEIAVVTNDIYTREDAEFLTRRAALPPERIRGVETGGCPHTAIREDASANLAAVEELCAEFPDLQLVMVESGGDNLSASFSPELADLTIYVIDVSAGDKIPRKGGPGITRTDLLVINKTDLAPLVGASLDVMARDAEAQRGGNPFVFSNMKTREGLDAIIAFIKKAGMLDG
- a CDS encoding cache domain-containing protein, with translation MKTRILGCALLVLVMTVGMASAEQAPRKVYDLAEGQLAALGSDPVIVEAVKAQNAKGMSLAEIQAMDEKWMNTPGVDPFMKALMDSELGKHLRTLQESKDYYAEIFVMDNQGANVGMTDKTSDYWQGDEAKFQKSFSNGAGAIFVDEVEFDDSTQAYLVQVSVPVVDGGKAIGAITFGIDVDKI
- a CDS encoding methyl-accepting chemotaxis protein; the protein is MLRLRDIRIGFKLLLIYSVLALLLIGVGVVGILGARAIEGELLEVFNIHLPGTNLLLGADRDLQKLLVAERSMIFTNSNSEAFKTLVDDYNTSLRQFKERVDQFIPLAATDHEKTLITRFKAAMQEWEPLSRQVVEGRVADTREGRRLALDLTLKDAATKFEVMREFIDELIKFNLELAAAAKGQATGSYERNLMIIILAIIFGIVVGGGMAVMISRTISGPINLGLTFASRMAGGDMTTDIPIDQNDEIGKLVKALNKMVLRMRSAVNDVQLSSHSITEGAEELADTALNLAQKSSEQANSVEEISSSMELMGANIRQNAESATETERIALSVASDAEKGGEAVARTADAMKQIAEKISIIEEIARQTNLLALNAAIEAARAGEHGKGFAVVAAEVRKLAERSGQAAGEISDLSFSSVAVAEEAGSMLAKIVPEIKRTAELIQKITSASQEQDQGAIEINRAIQSLDVVVQENTAISERTAANVEEMSSQASQLQQAMTFFSVGGMQRPATAAYAEQRTAPSIPAEETETPTQAEEDADEFARF
- a CDS encoding glycosyltransferase codes for the protein MTSAGTWLVIPCFNEERRLSLTGMADALETFPGVHLCMVDDGSADGTLALLSAFAESHPGRVTVLRHDLNRGKAEAVRTGVLHGLDNTGHQRLGYWDADLATPLDELSLFERETERTPDWDILMGCRHQRLGTKIRRKKTRHYTGRVFATMVSQLLDLPVYDTQCGAKIFRRDVIGSLFSRPFRTTWIFDVELLARYIAAKGREAALERIREVPLDRWTDVGGSKLSPAAYLKAIGDLFILSRTYAAKRGSDSNRHR
- a CDS encoding glycosyltransferase family 2 protein, which produces MLNNKKIVLVMPAYNAAETLERTYRDIPGGVVDEFILVDDMSRDNTVEVSRSLGISTFRHERNRGYGGNQKTCYAKALEAGADIVVMLHPDYQYTPKLIPAMASPIAEGVHDCMLGSRILGKGARIGGMPLYKYVANRFLTLLQNLLVNEKLSEYHTGYRAFSREVLERLPLEGNSDDFIFDNQMLCQLIYAGFRIGEVTCPTKYEKESSSISFLRSCKYGLGVLRCSAETFLHRRGLRKSAMLEPLDGPK
- a CDS encoding glycosyltransferase family 2 protein produces the protein MLPPQPDLVSLSLFARSGMALHILLLLLLLAGTRNFMRRAVRRDTPFKRPGPVATALLVPVGNVTAQTEPGLRSLLEQDLDNYTVTLISRTGTEPAAQLIRRLCTEYAHARHVVAGEAGTCSQKNHNLLAAVAELGPEPEILVFCDSTHLARPDFLARLIQPIAEGGAKLASGYRFVQPDDTRLGTLIQMLAVQSIHMLYAIRPLSQPWGGATAIDRKSFQDNRIPDLWSRTVVDDYSMGPYLQGLGIRSVPVAEACLETHISGQSVRGAADWFYRQLQFFKYYTPFTWAAASILPLCYLGLIAWMAMALIAPAAMGDRADALLYVAALALIAPWYTSVIPNRAPLGRRVAAFFLFTLIAPVQLLRTWTSNTISWQSIDYRMNLSGGIEGITRRDRGQDS